One window from the genome of Pseudomonas frederiksbergensis encodes:
- a CDS encoding HIT domain-containing protein — translation MFALDPRLQQDTLPIGDFPLCRLLLSNDSNYPWFILVPRRENISELFQLDDADQLQLWKETTALAETLKDSFDADKLNVATLGNVVSQLHMHVIVRKREDAAWPAPVWGKHPARPYNAEQVAAIRERLRAVLTDDFKFLEG, via the coding sequence GTGTTTGCCTTGGATCCACGACTGCAACAAGACACATTGCCCATTGGCGATTTCCCGCTGTGCCGCTTGCTGCTCTCCAATGACTCGAATTACCCGTGGTTCATCCTCGTGCCGCGACGGGAAAATATCAGTGAATTGTTTCAGTTGGATGACGCTGATCAATTGCAGTTGTGGAAAGAAACCACGGCGCTGGCCGAAACGCTCAAGGACTCGTTCGACGCCGACAAGCTGAACGTTGCAACCTTGGGTAACGTTGTCAGTCAATTGCACATGCATGTGATCGTGCGCAAGCGAGAGGATGCCGCCTGGCCGGCGCCGGTCTGGGGGAAACATCCGGCCCGGCCTTATAATGCCGAGCAGGTAGCCGCCATTCGCGAACGGTTGCGAGCGGTGCTTACCGATGATTTCAAGTTTCTGGAGGGCTGA
- a CDS encoding Dps family protein: MAIDIGISEEDRKSIVDGLSRLLSDTYVLYLKTHNFHWNVTGPMFRTLHLMFEEQYNELALAVDSIAERIRALGFPAPGAYSVYARLSSIKEEEGVPAAEDMIRQLVEGQEAVTRTARGIFPLLDKVSDEPTADLLTQRMQVHEKTAWMLRSLLEDR, from the coding sequence ATGGCAATTGATATCGGTATCAGCGAAGAAGATCGCAAATCCATCGTCGACGGGCTTTCGCGGCTACTGTCGGATACCTACGTGTTGTACCTCAAGACCCACAACTTCCATTGGAACGTTACCGGGCCGATGTTCCGAACCCTGCACCTGATGTTCGAGGAGCAGTACAACGAGCTGGCGCTCGCCGTGGATTCGATCGCCGAACGTATCCGCGCGCTCGGCTTCCCGGCGCCGGGGGCTTATTCGGTGTATGCACGCCTGTCCTCTATAAAGGAAGAAGAGGGGGTGCCTGCCGCCGAGGACATGATCCGGCAATTGGTCGAGGGCCAGGAGGCGGTGACGCGTACCGCCCGCGGTATCTTTCCTTTGTTGGACAAAGTCAGTGACGAGCCCACCGCCGACCTCCTGACCCAGCGCATGCAGGTTCACGAAAAAACCGCCTGGATGTTGCGTTCATTGCTGGAAGATCGCTAA
- a CDS encoding mechanosensitive ion channel family protein has product MDLNAEVDHLVKASQAWIPMIMEYGSRVLLAIVTLAIGWWLINKVTKKVGALLALRNADLALQGFISTLANIILKILLIVSVASMIGVETTSFVAAIGAAGLAIGLALQGSLANFAGGVLILLFRPFRIGDWIEAQGVAGTVDSIQIFHTVIRTGDNKTVIVPNGNLSNGIITNTNRQPTRKVVFDVGVDYQADLQKAREVLLELAKDERVLADPAPEAVISMLGDSSITVSLRIWVKTADYWSVMFMLNEQARDRLKDAGIDIPFPQRVIRVVQEGPAQ; this is encoded by the coding sequence ATGGACTTGAACGCTGAAGTGGACCACTTGGTCAAGGCTTCCCAGGCCTGGATACCGATGATCATGGAGTATGGCAGCCGTGTGCTGCTGGCGATCGTCACCCTCGCCATCGGTTGGTGGCTGATCAACAAGGTCACGAAAAAGGTTGGTGCGCTGCTGGCCTTGCGCAACGCCGACCTGGCGTTGCAAGGGTTTATCAGCACCCTGGCAAACATCATCCTGAAGATATTGCTGATCGTCAGCGTCGCGTCGATGATCGGCGTGGAAACCACCTCGTTCGTCGCGGCCATCGGTGCCGCAGGCTTGGCGATTGGTTTGGCATTGCAGGGCAGCCTGGCGAACTTCGCCGGTGGCGTGCTGATCCTGCTGTTCCGTCCGTTTCGTATCGGTGACTGGATCGAAGCCCAGGGAGTCGCGGGGACAGTCGACAGCATCCAGATTTTCCATACTGTCATTCGTACCGGTGACAACAAGACCGTGATCGTGCCCAACGGCAATCTGTCGAACGGCATCATCACCAACACCAACCGCCAGCCGACCCGCAAAGTCGTGTTCGACGTGGGCGTGGATTACCAGGCTGACCTGCAAAAGGCTCGGGAAGTGCTGCTGGAATTGGCCAAGGACGAGCGCGTATTGGCCGATCCTGCCCCTGAAGCGGTGATTTCCATGCTCGGTGACAGCTCGATCACCGTGTCGTTGCGTATTTGGGTGAAGACGGCGGATTATTGGAGCGTGATGTTCATGCTTAATGAACAGGCACGGGATCGCTTGAAGGATGCCGGGATTGATATTCCGTTTCCGCAACGTGTGATTCGGGTTGTTCAGGAAGGGCCAGCGCAATAA
- a CDS encoding SlyX family protein, translating to MNLEDRVTDLESRLAFQDDTIQALNDVLVEQQRIVERLQLQMAALLKRQEEMAGQFESFEEEAPPPHY from the coding sequence ATGAACCTTGAAGACCGTGTAACCGATCTGGAAAGCCGCCTGGCATTCCAGGACGACACCATCCAGGCGTTGAACGACGTGCTGGTGGAACAGCAACGAATCGTCGAGCGTCTGCAGCTGCAGATGGCGGCGCTTCTCAAGCGCCAGGAAGAAATGGCCGGGCAGTTCGAATCCTTCGAGGAAGAGGCGCCACCCCCGCATTACTGA
- a CDS encoding cold-shock protein, with product MLKIVHLLMGAAALLLSFIPSLGSEATPYLQHPDALYLAFFGLLNLTLAPVIPYWNKGPRHQLQNLVSALLVLAVALQTLTLLAPMPEIGGQPAILSSLAAALLAVLLHLAVSFYKKSSPSAAPQNYDMSNRDTGTVKWFNTSKGFGFISRDSGDDIFVHFRAIRGEGHRVLVEGQRVEFSVMHRDKGLQAEDVIAALPRR from the coding sequence ATGTTGAAAATCGTCCACTTGCTAATGGGCGCAGCTGCCCTGCTGCTGTCCTTCATCCCTAGCCTGGGTTCCGAAGCCACACCTTACCTGCAACATCCCGATGCGCTGTACCTGGCGTTTTTCGGCCTGCTCAACCTGACCCTGGCACCCGTTATCCCTTACTGGAACAAAGGTCCACGTCATCAACTGCAAAACCTTGTCAGCGCCTTGCTCGTGCTGGCTGTTGCCTTGCAAACCCTGACCCTGCTGGCACCCATGCCGGAAATTGGCGGCCAACCCGCTATCCTCTCCAGCCTGGCCGCAGCCTTGCTCGCTGTATTGCTGCACCTGGCCGTCAGCTTCTACAAGAAGTCGTCGCCGAGCGCCGCGCCGCAGAACTACGACATGTCCAACCGTGATACCGGCACCGTGAAGTGGTTCAACACTTCCAAGGGGTTCGGTTTCATCTCCCGCGACTCCGGCGATGACATTTTTGTGCATTTCCGGGCCATTCGTGGCGAAGGCCACCGCGTCCTGGTCGAAGGCCAGCGCGTGGAGTTCTCGGTGATGCATCGCGACAAAGGCCTGCAAGCCGAAGACGTCATCGCCGCGCTGCCGCGCCGCTGA
- a CDS encoding putative 2-dehydropantoate 2-reductase: MSTTWHVLGAGSLGTLWATRLARAGLPVRLVLRNEQRLQAYREAGGLTLVEQGQAQCYPVPGETAQGPEPIKRLLLACKAYDAEAAVASVAHRLDAESELILLQNGLGSQDAVANRVPQARCISASSTEGAFRDGDWRVVFAGHGFTWLGDPAQPVAPVWLDDLSAAGIPHEWSADILTRLWRKLALNCAINPLTVLHHCKNGGLQEHRCEVATLCAELTDLLERCGQPAAAEDLQMEVERVIQATAANYSSMYQDVANLRRTEISYLLGHACAVAQRHGVAVPHLGQMRQRLIAHLDNLGLPSD, translated from the coding sequence ATGTCCACCACCTGGCATGTCCTGGGAGCCGGCAGCCTCGGCACGTTATGGGCGACGCGCCTGGCCCGGGCCGGGCTGCCGGTTCGGCTGGTGCTGCGCAATGAGCAGCGCCTGCAGGCTTATCGCGAGGCCGGCGGCCTGACGCTGGTGGAACAAGGCCAGGCGCAGTGTTATCCGGTGCCCGGCGAAACCGCCCAGGGCCCCGAGCCCATCAAACGGTTGTTGCTGGCGTGCAAGGCCTACGACGCGGAAGCGGCCGTGGCCTCGGTGGCCCATCGCCTGGATGCCGAATCGGAGCTGATCCTGCTACAGAATGGCCTCGGCAGCCAGGACGCCGTGGCGAACCGCGTGCCCCAGGCGCGTTGCATCAGCGCCTCCAGCACTGAAGGCGCGTTTCGTGATGGCGATTGGCGCGTGGTATTCGCCGGCCACGGCTTCACTTGGCTGGGCGACCCGGCCCAGCCGGTGGCGCCGGTCTGGCTGGATGACTTGAGCGCGGCGGGCATTCCCCATGAATGGAGCGCCGACATCCTCACTCGCCTGTGGCGCAAGCTGGCCCTCAATTGTGCGATCAACCCACTCACCGTGCTGCACCATTGCAAGAACGGTGGCCTGCAGGAACACCGCTGCGAAGTGGCAACCCTCTGCGCCGAACTCACTGACCTGCTCGAACGCTGCGGCCAGCCGGCGGCAGCCGAAGACTTGCAGATGGAAGTCGAACGGGTGATCCAGGCCACGGCCGCCAATTACTCTTCGATGTACCAGGACGTCGCCAACCTGCGGCGCACCGAAATCAGCTATCTGCTTGGCCATGCTTGCGCGGTTGCCCAGCGGCATGGCGTGGCGGTGCCGCATCTCGGACAAATGCGCCAGCGACTGATTGCCCACCTGGACAACCTTGGATTGCCCAGCGACTGA
- a CDS encoding OprD family porin, which translates to MRVMKWSMIALAVSASVSQFAVASSQEESKGFFEDQSLTVKNRMLYMNRDFKKGASNNQNIGKARSTGYREETGLGVQAVYESGFTQGTVGVGVDALFNGQVKLDSGPGRTGNGIFGTGDDGSPEDTQSEVGGAIKFRLSDTVLKYGNQYTASPVFSTDDSRLNPEVATGTLITSKEIKGLELTAGRFTAMNAQNYTGRDSINGRHSPGLPSANIAGATYQFTDNLVAGVAASDIEDYFKKKYLNVNYTLPINEDQSLNFDFNGYDSKSQGQELSGDIDNRIWSLAAAYSLGAHKFTLAHQRSSGDSGYAYGVDGGGTVYVANSVQYSDFNSEDEVSWQARYDLNMKSYGIPGLSFMTRYITSDNIATATGDAKAHEWDFESKYVLQSGPAKDLSFRLRSAIYRTDRSNTDYTSNNDFRIIVEYPLSIL; encoded by the coding sequence ATGCGCGTGATGAAGTGGAGCATGATCGCACTGGCTGTATCGGCCAGCGTTTCGCAGTTCGCAGTGGCGTCCTCCCAAGAGGAGTCCAAGGGCTTTTTTGAAGATCAGAGCCTGACCGTTAAAAATCGTATGCTGTACATGAACCGCGATTTCAAAAAAGGTGCCTCCAACAACCAGAACATTGGCAAAGCACGTAGCACTGGCTACCGCGAAGAAACCGGTCTTGGCGTACAGGCTGTTTACGAGTCTGGCTTCACTCAAGGCACCGTTGGTGTAGGCGTGGACGCCCTGTTCAATGGCCAGGTCAAGCTGGATAGCGGCCCAGGTCGCACCGGTAACGGCATCTTCGGCACAGGCGACGACGGTAGCCCAGAAGACACCCAGTCTGAAGTTGGCGGCGCTATCAAATTCCGCTTGTCCGACACCGTTCTGAAGTACGGTAACCAATACACCGCCAGTCCTGTGTTCTCCACGGATGATAGCCGTCTGAATCCGGAAGTCGCTACTGGTACGCTCATCACCAGCAAGGAAATCAAGGGTCTGGAACTGACCGCTGGCCGCTTCACCGCGATGAACGCCCAGAACTACACGGGCCGTGACAGCATCAATGGTCGGCACAGCCCAGGTCTTCCATCCGCCAACATTGCTGGCGCAACCTATCAGTTCACTGACAATTTGGTAGCAGGCGTAGCGGCTTCGGATATTGAAGACTACTTCAAGAAGAAGTACCTCAACGTGAACTACACCCTGCCGATCAACGAAGATCAGTCCTTGAACTTCGATTTCAACGGCTATGACAGCAAAAGTCAGGGTCAAGAGCTGAGCGGTGACATTGATAACCGCATCTGGTCGCTGGCAGCAGCCTACAGCCTCGGTGCGCACAAATTCACCTTGGCTCACCAGCGCTCGTCCGGTGATAGCGGCTACGCCTACGGCGTTGACGGCGGCGGTACTGTCTACGTTGCCAACTCCGTCCAATATTCCGACTTCAACAGCGAAGATGAAGTTTCCTGGCAGGCTCGCTACGACCTGAACATGAAGAGCTACGGCATCCCTGGGCTGAGCTTCATGACCCGCTATATCACCAGCGATAATATCGCTACCGCTACAGGCGACGCCAAAGCCCACGAATGGGACTTTGAAAGCAAATACGTTCTGCAAAGCGGTCCCGCGAAGGACCTGTCTTTCCGTCTGCGTAGCGCGATCTATCGGACTGACAGATCCAACACGGATTACACCAGCAACAACGACTTCCGCATAATCGTCGAATACCCACTGAGCATCTTGTAA
- a CDS encoding ribbon-helix-helix domain-containing protein produces the protein MIQGKDPRENMRGCPQSVKIDPFVSGFDMQLARPLARSIRLNGFATCLRLEQVYWDILGDMAQLNCCSVSALLSHVDREVHLRHGGVRNFSGLVRVVCVVHSLKEMNTGHASLD, from the coding sequence ATGATTCAAGGAAAAGACCCCAGGGAAAATATGCGCGGATGTCCGCAGTCCGTGAAGATCGACCCGTTCGTCAGTGGTTTCGACATGCAACTGGCCCGCCCGCTGGCGCGCTCCATCCGACTCAATGGGTTCGCCACCTGCCTGCGGCTGGAGCAGGTCTATTGGGATATCCTCGGTGACATGGCCCAGCTCAACTGTTGTTCCGTCAGCGCCTTGCTGTCCCATGTGGATCGGGAGGTGCACTTGCGTCATGGCGGCGTGCGCAATTTCAGTGGCCTGGTGCGCGTTGTCTGCGTGGTCCACAGCCTGAAGGAAATGAACACGGGTCATGCAAGTCTCGATTGA
- a CDS encoding YajQ family cyclic di-GMP-binding protein has translation MPSFDVVSELDKHEVTNAVENAVKELDRRYDLKGKGSFEFKEKDLTVNLTAEADFQLEAMIEILKLALVKRKIDVQCLEVKDAYASGKVMKQEAVLKEGIDKELAKKIVAHIKDAKLKVQAAIQGEQVRVTGKKRDDLQEAIAALRGKEFGMPLQFNNFRD, from the coding sequence ATGCCGTCATTCGACGTGGTATCCGAACTGGACAAGCACGAAGTCACCAACGCCGTTGAAAACGCCGTCAAGGAACTCGACCGTCGGTATGACCTCAAGGGCAAGGGCAGTTTCGAGTTCAAGGAAAAGGACCTGACCGTCAACCTGACCGCCGAGGCCGACTTCCAGCTCGAGGCGATGATCGAGATCCTCAAGCTGGCGCTGGTCAAGCGCAAGATCGACGTGCAGTGCCTTGAAGTGAAGGATGCCTATGCCTCGGGCAAGGTGATGAAGCAGGAAGCCGTGCTCAAGGAAGGCATCGACAAGGAACTGGCGAAGAAGATCGTTGCCCACATCAAGGATGCCAAGCTCAAGGTCCAGGCCGCCATCCAGGGCGAGCAGGTGCGCGTGACCGGCAAGAAGCGTGACGACTTGCAGGAAGCCATTGCGGCACTGCGCGGCAAGGAATTCGGCATGCCGCTGCAGTTCAATAACTTCCGCGATTGA
- a CDS encoding FmdB family zinc ribbon protein has translation MPMYDYQCASCGHQMEAIQKISAAPLVDCPACQAPELKKMLSMPGFRLGGTGWYETDFKTGAKKNLAGGDKAD, from the coding sequence ATGCCGATGTACGACTATCAATGTGCTTCCTGTGGTCATCAGATGGAAGCCATTCAAAAAATCAGCGCGGCACCGCTGGTCGATTGCCCCGCCTGCCAGGCGCCAGAGCTGAAAAAGATGCTGTCCATGCCAGGATTCCGCCTCGGCGGCACCGGCTGGTATGAAACCGACTTCAAGACCGGCGCCAAGAAGAACCTGGCCGGTGGCGACAAAGCTGACTAA